The sequence below is a genomic window from Denitratisoma sp. DHT3.
GTCGGCGTAGGCGCCGTTCTTCTTGGCTTCGGCCGCGATCAGCTCCAGCTCGTGGATGAAGTGCATCTGCTGTCCCAGGGTGGAGGTGCCGCGCTCGAAGGCCAGCAGCGCCATCGCCACTTTCCAGCCGTCGCCGGGTTCGCCGATCACGTTCTCGGGCAGCGCCACGGCGCCGTCGAAGAACACTTCATTGAACTCGGCGGTGCCGGTGAGCTGCTTGATCGGGCGCACTTCGACGCCGGGCTGGTCAAGCGGCATCAAGAGGAAGATCAGGCCCTTGTGGCCCTTGGAGCCGGCCTCGCAGCGGGCCAGGACGAAGATCCAGTTGCACTCGTGGGCGAGCGAGGTCCAGACCTTCTGACCGGTCACCTTCCACTTGCCGTCCTCGAACACGGCCTTGGTCTGCACGTTGGCCAGGTCGGAGCCGGCGCCGGGCTCGGAATAGCCCTGGCACCAGTAGTCGCGGCCTTCGCGGATACCGGGCAGGAAGCGCTGCTTCTGGTCCTCGCTGCCCAGAGCCAGGATGGTGGGGCCGATCAGGCCCTCGCCCAGGTGACCGAGCCGACCGGGGCCACCGGCGCGGGCGTATTCCTCGTGAAAAATCACCTGATGGGCCAGCGACAGGCCGCGCCCGCCGTGTTCCTGGGGCCAGTTCACGCAGGCCCAGCCGCCTTCGGCGAGCTTGCGCTCCCACTTCTTGCGCAACGCCGGATAGGCCTCCTCGTCGCCGGGGCCGCCGCGGAAGCGCAGCACCTCGAACTCGCCCACCAGGTTGGCCTTCATCCACTCCGCCACTTCGCGGCGGAAGGCTTCGTCTTCAGCGGAAAATTCCAGTTTCATGTTTGTGCAACCTCGCGTTACTGGCCGAAGACGCGGGACGCAATGTCCTCGCGCAGGGCGGAACTGCTGCCGAACCAGGCGGCGGTCGCCTGGGCCCGCTTGAAATAGAGCTGGGGGTCGTATTCCCAGGTGAAGCCGACGCCGCCGTGGAGCTGGATCGCCTCCTGGGCGCAAAAGAACAGGGCGTCGGTGGCGTAGAACTTGGCGGCCTCGGCCTCGGCGAAATCCTCGTCGCCGACGGGACCGGCCACGGCCAGACGACAGGCGGCGCCCAGGGCCAGGGAACGGGCGGCCTCGATTTTCACCATCATTTCGGCGCAGCGGTGCTTGACGGCCTGGAAGGAGCCGATCACGCGGCCGAACTGCTTGCGCTCCGACACATAGGCCACGGTGATGTCGAGGCAGCTTTGGGCGGCGCCCACCTGCTCGGCGGCCAGGGCGACCATGGCCTGGGCGGTGGCCTTCATCATGCCGACGGTGGCGTCGGCGGCGCCGGACAGGCAGCGTTCCTCGGCCAGCGCCGCGCCCTTCAGGGTCAGTTGGGCATAGGGCCGGGTCTCGTCGACGGTCTTGCGCCGGCTCACGGTCACGCCGGCATCGTTCGGCGCGACGCGGAACAGGCGCAGGGCGCCGGCCTCGTCGCGGGCGGCGACCACGAACAGGTCGGCGGCGGAGCCGTGCAGCACGCAACGGGCCGCGCCGTCCAACTGCCAGCCGGCGCCAGCCTGCTTGGCCGTGGCCGCGGCGGCGCCGGGGCGCCAGCCGATGTCGTCGGCGGAGAAGGCGGCGGCGGCGGTCACTTCGCCAGCCGCCAGCTGGCCCAGCAGTTCGGCGCAACGGTCGGCGTCGCCTGCCTCGCGCAGCGCGCCGGCGGCCAGCACCGCAGAGGCGAAAAAGGGCAGGCAGGCCAGGCGCTGGCCCATCTGTTCCATCAGCAGGGCCACTTCGACCAGGGAAAGCCCCAGGCCGCCCAGGTCCTCGGGCACGTCGGTGGCGCACCAGCCCAGTTCGGTGGCGGCCTGCCGCCAGAGGGCGGTGTCGATGCCGTCGGGCGTCGCCATCGCGGCGCGCACCTTGGGGGAATCGCTGTGATCGTTCAGGAAGGATTGCGCGGAAGCGCGGATGATTTCCTGGTCATCGTTGAGCACGAAGTCCATGGGTTCGGTTCCAATTTGTTTTCGGTTCGATTCCGCCGCGGGGCGAAACAGGTCGCCGGGGCCGGGGCGACATCACTGCATATCCGCGGCGATGTTGCTTTTCTCTTCAGGGTCTTGCGACCCGTGGGGCCCGCCTGCGTGGTGGGCCCAATCATACCGTACACCGCCCTCTGGCCGCCCCCGATGCAGCCATGGCCTGCCTTTGCCGCCCCTCAGGCGCGGGCGCGCTCGATCTGCACGCCGACCCGGCGCACGCCCTTCATGATGCCGATCTTGGCGATGGAAATCTTCACCCAGGGCGCGCCGAACTCGTCCAGCATCAGGCCGATCACGTATTCGCCCAGGGTCTCCAGCAGGTTGAAGTGGCGCTCCGCCAGTTCCTTGCGGATGCGCTCGATCACCACGTCGTAGCGGATGGTGTCCTCGATGGCGTCGTTCTTGGCCGCCGCGTCGGGCACGCCGAACGTCAGGCTCAGCTCCAGGGTCTGGGGCGCGGCCTTTTCCCGCTCGAAGATGCCCACGTGGGCCTCGACCCGCATGTCGTCGATGAAAATGAAGTCCATAAAGTCCGGCCCCGGGCGTCGGTTAGAATCGGCGCCATTCTAGGTTATCCGCCCGCCTCCATGAGCCCGTCTCCCCTCGTCCTGTCGCTGGTTCTCGGCTACCTGCTCGGTTCCCTGCCCTTCGCCGTGATCGTCTCCCGCCTGTTCGGCCTGGCCGATCCACGCAGCTTCGGCTCCGGCAACCCCGGCGCCACCAATGTGCTGCGCACCGGCAACAAGGCGGCGGCGGCGCTGACCCTGCTCGGCGACGCCGCCAAAGGCTGGGTGGCGATGGCATTGGCCGGCGCCCTCGGCGCGGACGCCGCCGGCATCGCCCTGGCCGGTCTCGCCGCCTTCCTCGGCCATCTGTTTCCGCTGTTCCTCGACTTCAAGGGCGGCAAGGGCGTGGCCACCGCCCTGGGCGTGCTGGCGGGCCTGTCCGGTTGGCTGGCGCTGATCTGTGCCGGCACCTGGCTGATCGTGGCGCTGGTCAGCCGCTATTCGTCGCTGGCCGCCTTGGCGGCCGCGGTCGCCGCCCCGGCCGCCGGCTGGGCGCTGGGCCTGCCGCAGACGGCGCTGCTGGTGCTGCTGGCAATGACCGGCCTGCTGCTGCTGCGCCACAAGGACAACATCAAGCGCCTGCTGGCCGGCACCGAGGGCCGCCTGGGAAGCAAGCAGAAGAACGCCTCAACCGGCCAACAGGAGAGGCTCCGATAAGGGGCTGTACCGGCTGACCGAAAAAACGACAAGAAGGCCCGCCCCCTCCCAGCCTCCCCCTCTCCGGGGGAGGTGACGATATTTGCTCGCTACGCTCGAAGTTGTCTCACACTCCGGTTTTGCGTTCTTTCACGCTATCAGGCGCCCGGTTGCAGCAGCTCGGCCAGGGGCCAGCGCGGGCGCACGGCGAAGGCGCCGTTGCCGGCGGGCCGCTGGCCTTCGGCCAGACGCCGGGCGCCGCAGAAGGCGATCATCGCGCCGTTGTCGGTGCACAAATCCAGTTCCGGGTAATGCACGCGGATGCCGGCCTTGGCCGCGCCGGCGTCGAGCCGCTGGCGCAGGCGCCGGTTGGCGCCGACGCCGCCGGCCACCACCAGGGTGTCCAGGCACTGCGCCCGCACCGCCGCCAGCGCCTTGGTTGCGAGCACCTCGGTCACCGCCTCCTGGAATTCGGCGGCCAGGTCGGCACGCTCGGCCGCGGACGGTTGCCGGTCCCGCACCTGGGTCAGCACCGCGGTCTTGAGGCCGGAAAAACTGAAATCGAAGTCGCCCGAATGCAGCATCGGCCGCGGCAGCTTGCAGCGCCCCGGCGTGCCCTGCGCGGCCAGGGCGGACACCGCCGGCCCGCCCGGATAGCCCAGGCCGAGCAGCTTGGCGGTCTTGTCGAACGCCTCGCCGGCCGCGTCGTCGAGCGACTCGCCGAGCAACGCGTAGGCACCGACGCCGTCGACCCGCATCAACTGGGTGTGGCCGCCGGACACCAGCAGGGCGACGAAAGGGAAACGGGGCGGGTCGGCGGAAAGCAGGGGCGAGAGCATGTGGCCCTCGAGGTGATGCACCGGCAGGGCCGGCACCCCCAGCGCGAAAGCCAGCGATTCGGCGAAACCGGAACCCACCAGCAGCGCGCCGGCCAAGCCGGGCCCGGCCGTGTAGGCGATCGCGTCGATGTCCCGTCGCGCCGCCCCGGCCTCGGCCTGAACCCGCTCCAAGAGCGGGATCAGGCGCCGGATGTGGTCGCGCGACGCCAGCTCGGGCACCACTCCGCCGTATTCCTCGTGCATCGCGATCTGGGAATGCACGGCATGCGCCAGCAGGCCCCGCTCCGTGTCGTAGAGGGCCACGCCGGTTTCATCGCAGGAGGATTCGATGCCGAGGACGAGCATAGGGGCGGCATTGTAGCCGCTCCCCGGAACAGGATCGGCGCCCGCCGCGAAAACGTTTGACATCGAAAGGAAAGCGGTTAAAATGCGCCCCTTTTCCCGCCCCAGCAGGGGTTTCCATCAGGATTAATGCAATGCCGGGTATCCGCGTCAAGGAAAACGAGCCGTTCGAAGTCGCCATCCGCCGCTTCAAGCGCACCATCGAAAAAACCGGTCTATTGACCGAGTTGCGCTCGCGCGAGTTCTACGAGAAGCCCACCGCCGAACGCAAGCGCAAGCTGGCCGCCGCCGTGAAGCGCCATCACAAGCGCATCCGCAGCCAGACGCTGCCGCCGAAGCTGTACTAAGCAGCCCGGCTGCGCCCCGCCAGGGGCCGTGGCAACCAGATCACTGCTGAAACCGCCTTCGGGCGGTTTTGGCGTTTCAAGAGACTGTTTCGAGGAGCCACCATGTCGCTGAAGCTGCGCATCAACGAGGATATGAAAACGGCCATGCGAGCCAGGGAGGCCGCCCGCCTGGGCGCCCTGCGCCTGTTGTTGGCCGCCATCAAGCAGAAGGAAGTGGATGAGCGGGTGGAACTGGACGACGCCGGCGTGATCGCGGT
It includes:
- a CDS encoding acyl-CoA dehydrogenase family protein, which translates into the protein MKLEFSAEDEAFRREVAEWMKANLVGEFEVLRFRGGPGDEEAYPALRKKWERKLAEGGWACVNWPQEHGGRGLSLAHQVIFHEEYARAGGPGRLGHLGEGLIGPTILALGSEDQKQRFLPGIREGRDYWCQGYSEPGAGSDLANVQTKAVFEDGKWKVTGQKVWTSLAHECNWIFVLARCEAGSKGHKGLIFLLMPLDQPGVEVRPIKQLTGTAEFNEVFFDGAVALPENVIGEPGDGWKVAMALLAFERGTSTLGQQMHFIHELELIAAEAKKNGAYADPSIRQRIALAWAGLRAMRYNALRMLSGTEGGTLPREGMMYKYFWSNWHRDLGKLAMDILGNESMVVDENDLTRQKLQGMFMFTRSDTIYAGTNEIQLNIISERALGLPREPR
- a CDS encoding acyl-CoA dehydrogenase family protein, whose translation is MDFVLNDDQEIIRASAQSFLNDHSDSPKVRAAMATPDGIDTALWRQAATELGWCATDVPEDLGGLGLSLVEVALLMEQMGQRLACLPFFASAVLAAGALREAGDADRCAELLGQLAAGEVTAAAAFSADDIGWRPGAAAATAKQAGAGWQLDGAARCVLHGSAADLFVVAARDEAGALRLFRVAPNDAGVTVSRRKTVDETRPYAQLTLKGAALAEERCLSGAADATVGMMKATAQAMVALAAEQVGAAQSCLDITVAYVSERKQFGRVIGSFQAVKHRCAEMMVKIEAARSLALGAACRLAVAGPVGDEDFAEAEAAKFYATDALFFCAQEAIQLHGGVGFTWEYDPQLYFKRAQATAAWFGSSSALREDIASRVFGQ
- a CDS encoding dihydroneopterin aldolase; the encoded protein is MDFIFIDDMRVEAHVGIFEREKAAPQTLELSLTFGVPDAAAKNDAIEDTIRYDVVIERIRKELAERHFNLLETLGEYVIGLMLDEFGAPWVKISIAKIGIMKGVRRVGVQIERARA
- the plsY gene encoding glycerol-3-phosphate 1-O-acyltransferase PlsY codes for the protein MSPSPLVLSLVLGYLLGSLPFAVIVSRLFGLADPRSFGSGNPGATNVLRTGNKAAAALTLLGDAAKGWVAMALAGALGADAAGIALAGLAAFLGHLFPLFLDFKGGKGVATALGVLAGLSGWLALICAGTWLIVALVSRYSSLAALAAAVAAPAAGWALGLPQTALLVLLAMTGLLLLRHKDNIKRLLAGTEGRLGSKQKNASTGQQERLR
- the tsaD gene encoding tRNA (adenosine(37)-N6)-threonylcarbamoyltransferase complex transferase subunit TsaD gives rise to the protein MLVLGIESSCDETGVALYDTERGLLAHAVHSQIAMHEEYGGVVPELASRDHIRRLIPLLERVQAEAGAARRDIDAIAYTAGPGLAGALLVGSGFAESLAFALGVPALPVHHLEGHMLSPLLSADPPRFPFVALLVSGGHTQLMRVDGVGAYALLGESLDDAAGEAFDKTAKLLGLGYPGGPAVSALAAQGTPGRCKLPRPMLHSGDFDFSFSGLKTAVLTQVRDRQPSAAERADLAAEFQEAVTEVLATKALAAVRAQCLDTLVVAGGVGANRRLRQRLDAGAAKAGIRVHYPELDLCTDNGAMIAFCGARRLAEGQRPAGNGAFAVRPRWPLAELLQPGA
- the rpsU gene encoding 30S ribosomal protein S21, which codes for MPGIRVKENEPFEVAIRRFKRTIEKTGLLTELRSREFYEKPTAERKRKLAAAVKRHHKRIRSQTLPPKLY